In one Mucilaginibacter sp. PAMB04168 genomic region, the following are encoded:
- the cphA gene encoding cyanophycin synthetase: MKIEKIQVLRGPNIWSITRKKLIQMRLNLQEMEERPTNTIEGFYERLKELIPSLYNHRCSPGVPGGFFERVQEGTWMGHVIEHIALEIQTLAGMYTGFGRTRETKTPGTYNVVFNYVEENVGIFAAKAAVAIAEALIAGQDYTLEKDIQEMRELRENSRLGPSTGSIVEEAISRDIPWIRLNNQSLVQLGYGKNQVRIRATMTEHTSSIAVDLAGNKDETKRILQEQAIPVAKGITITSAAEVKEAIRKVGFPLVFKPLDGNHGRGATINVKTEEEAVAAFEHAARISRRVIVEKFITGHDFRVLVIDNKMVAAALRVPAHIKGDGTQNIQQLIDQENTDPRRGYGHENVLTHISVDRDTMDLLTKKRYTLDTVPAKDEIVYLKSTANLSTGGTSIDVTDQVHPENIFICERISRIIGLDICGIDVMANNLTEPLTENGGVILEVNAAPGFRMHIAPSEGLPRNVAGHVVDMLYPQGKSSRIPIIATTGTNGKTTTTRLIAHIVKNNGYRVGFTTSDGIYVQNTMMVKGDTTGPNSTEFILKDPTVEFAVLETARGGILRSGLGFGHCDIGVITNIQEDHLGISDIHTLDDLMRVKSVVIDSVKRSGWGVLNADNKYCVKIGKQADCNIAYFSRNEDNPVIKAHCQKGGIACVYENGFVTIKKGDWKIRVQRVTEIPVTFGGTVTFMIENVLAATLATYLWGFKTEDIKTSLHTFVPSASQTPGRMNIFNFKDFRFMVDFAHNPDGYHGIKEFLANIESPQKIGLIAGTGDRRDEDIRELGRIAATMFDHILLRQEDHLRGRTRENIIGLMREGVHEVNPNLPCDVLDSQLDPIEYAIQLAKPGAFITTLSDAVHNAVGIVQDYQEKERNGL; encoded by the coding sequence ATGAAAATAGAGAAAATACAGGTACTACGCGGACCCAATATATGGAGTATAACCCGCAAAAAATTAATACAGATGCGCCTTAACCTTCAGGAAATGGAGGAGCGGCCAACCAATACTATCGAAGGCTTCTATGAGCGCCTTAAAGAACTGATTCCCAGCCTGTATAATCACCGCTGTTCGCCAGGCGTACCGGGCGGCTTTTTTGAGCGGGTGCAGGAAGGTACCTGGATGGGCCATGTGATTGAGCATATTGCCTTAGAAATACAAACCCTGGCCGGCATGTATACCGGCTTTGGCCGCACCCGCGAAACCAAAACACCGGGCACTTACAATGTAGTTTTTAACTATGTGGAAGAAAACGTTGGCATTTTTGCCGCTAAAGCTGCCGTTGCCATTGCCGAGGCGCTGATTGCCGGACAAGATTATACACTGGAAAAGGATATCCAGGAGATGCGGGAGTTAAGGGAAAATTCAAGGTTAGGTCCTAGCACAGGTTCTATTGTGGAGGAAGCGATATCGCGCGATATACCCTGGATAAGATTAAACAACCAATCGTTAGTGCAATTAGGCTACGGCAAAAACCAGGTTCGCATACGCGCCACCATGACCGAGCATACCAGCAGCATAGCGGTAGACCTTGCCGGCAATAAAGACGAAACCAAGCGCATACTGCAGGAACAAGCCATCCCGGTGGCCAAAGGCATCACCATTACTTCGGCCGCCGAAGTAAAAGAGGCCATCCGGAAAGTGGGCTTCCCGTTGGTATTTAAACCACTGGACGGTAACCATGGCCGTGGCGCCACCATCAACGTAAAAACTGAAGAAGAAGCTGTAGCTGCTTTTGAACATGCCGCACGTATATCACGACGGGTAATTGTAGAAAAATTTATTACCGGGCATGATTTTAGAGTTTTGGTAATTGATAACAAAATGGTAGCGGCGGCCCTGCGTGTGCCGGCGCATATTAAAGGCGATGGTACGCAAAATATTCAGCAACTTATTGACCAGGAGAACACCGACCCGCGCCGCGGATACGGTCACGAAAATGTGCTGACCCATATTTCGGTTGACCGTGATACCATGGACCTGCTTACTAAAAAAAGATATACCCTGGATACGGTGCCGGCCAAAGATGAAATAGTTTATTTAAAATCAACCGCTAATTTGAGCACCGGCGGCACGTCTATCGATGTTACCGACCAGGTACATCCCGAAAATATATTTATCTGCGAACGCATCTCAAGGATAATTGGACTGGATATATGCGGTATAGATGTGATGGCTAACAATCTAACCGAGCCTTTAACCGAGAACGGCGGCGTAATACTTGAAGTAAACGCAGCACCGGGTTTTAGAATGCACATTGCGCCAAGCGAGGGCTTGCCGCGTAATGTAGCCGGGCACGTGGTGGATATGCTTTACCCGCAGGGCAAATCGTCGCGCATTCCTATTATTGCCACTACCGGCACCAACGGCAAAACCACCACAACACGCCTTATTGCACATATTGTGAAAAACAACGGCTACCGTGTAGGCTTTACCACCTCAGACGGTATTTATGTGCAAAACACGATGATGGTAAAGGGCGATACTACCGGGCCTAACAGTACCGAGTTTATATTAAAAGATCCTACGGTTGAGTTTGCCGTACTCGAAACAGCGCGCGGTGGCATTCTGCGCTCGGGCCTTGGGTTTGGACATTGCGATATTGGAGTAATTACTAATATACAGGAAGACCACCTGGGTATTTCAGATATACACACGCTCGATGATCTGATGCGGGTAAAAAGCGTTGTTATTGATTCGGTTAAAAGAAGCGGCTGGGGCGTACTGAATGCCGATAACAAGTACTGCGTAAAGATTGGTAAGCAGGCCGATTGCAATATTGCCTACTTTAGCCGTAACGAGGACAACCCGGTTATTAAGGCACATTGCCAAAAAGGTGGCATAGCTTGCGTGTACGAAAACGGTTTTGTTACCATAAAAAAAGGCGATTGGAAGATACGTGTGCAAAGAGTAACCGAAATACCGGTAACCTTTGGCGGTACGGTTACCTTTATGATTGAGAATGTGCTGGCTGCTACGTTAGCTACTTACTTATGGGGCTTTAAAACGGAAGATATTAAAACATCCCTGCACACCTTTGTACCATCGGCCAGCCAAACCCCCGGGCGCATGAATATCTTTAACTTTAAGGATTTTAGGTTTATGGTGGATTTTGCCCACAACCCCGATGGTTACCATGGTATAAAGGAGTTTTTAGCCAATATTGAATCGCCACAGAAAATAGGGTTGATTGCCGGTACCGGCGACCGCCGAGATGAAGACATCCGCGAATTGGGTCGTATTGCCGCTACTATGTTTGATCATATACTGTTACGGCAGGAAGATCACCTGCGTGGCCGCACCCGTGAAAATATAATTGGCCTTATGCGTGAGGGCGTACATGAGGTAAACCCCAACTTGCCGTGCGACGTGCTTGACAGCCAGTTAGACCCTATTGAATACGCCATACAACTGGCTAAACCAGGCGCCTTTATAACCACCTTAAGCGATGCCGTACATAACGCCGTAGGTATTGTACAGGATTATCAGGAAAAAGAAAGAAACGGATTGTAA
- a CDS encoding cyanophycinase: protein MTVPKGKLIIIGGAVDMGTNISAEEHFLQPDYLKFFERGILRRMINESAKQLASKVEVITTASQIPELVGEEYVRAFNQLEVANVNVLDIRSREDASQPDYLNRIREADVVMFSGGDQLRLSAIFGGTEFLQILKKRYCHENFIIAGTSAGAAAASTNMIYRGQSSDALVKGEVQITAGLGFIDSVIIDTHFVQRGRIGRLFYAVASNPGILGIGLGEDAGLLITEGSLMEAIGSGLTIVVDGKSMVETNIYDVEMGAPVSIDGLKVHVMSIFDKYDLAQHRLIIKKKTKVEEGVYLQVPDRD from the coding sequence ATGACTGTCCCGAAAGGTAAACTCATTATTATTGGCGGCGCCGTTGATATGGGCACCAACATTAGTGCCGAAGAACATTTTTTGCAGCCCGATTATCTCAAGTTTTTTGAGCGGGGCATTCTCAGACGGATGATCAATGAATCGGCCAAACAACTAGCCTCAAAAGTAGAAGTTATTACCACAGCTTCGCAAATACCCGAACTGGTTGGTGAGGAATATGTACGGGCGTTTAACCAGCTTGAAGTAGCTAACGTGAATGTACTAGATATCCGCAGCCGGGAGGATGCCAGCCAGCCAGATTACCTGAACCGTATACGCGAAGCCGATGTAGTAATGTTCAGCGGCGGCGACCAACTGCGCCTGAGCGCAATTTTTGGCGGCACAGAGTTTTTGCAGATACTGAAAAAGCGTTATTGCCACGAGAACTTCATCATAGCCGGCACATCTGCAGGCGCGGCTGCGGCCTCTACCAACATGATCTATCGCGGACAAAGCAGTGATGCACTGGTAAAAGGCGAAGTGCAAATTACTGCCGGACTTGGCTTTATCGATTCGGTTATTATTGATACCCACTTTGTGCAGCGTGGCCGTATAGGGCGTTTGTTTTACGCTGTGGCCAGCAACCCAGGCATATTGGGCATTGGGCTGGGTGAGGATGCCGGTCTGCTTATCACCGAAGGCAGCCTGATGGAAGCCATAGGCTCAGGGCTTACTATTGTTGTGGACGGTAAAAGCATGGTAGAAACTAATATTTACGATGTTGAGATGGGCGCACCGGTCTCTATTGACGGCTTAAAGGTACATGTGATGTCAATCTTCGACAAATACGATCTGGCACAGCACCGTTTAATCATCAAAAAGAAAACCAAGGTAGAGGAAGGCGTTTATTTACAGGTGCCAGACAGAGATTAG
- a CDS encoding isoaspartyl peptidase/L-asparaginase, with the protein MKIIIHGGFFSESGTNQEVKHAKQEALKQIVQQGYDYLQTHTATETVVYTVSLLENNELFNAGTGSQIQSDGCIRLSASLMDGRTLKFSGIINVEEVKNPILIAQKLQAAEDKVLSGKGAQQYARENGFDYYNPETPQRRQEYETKLNDSIRLGTVGCVALDADGNLAAATSTGGKGFEMPGRVSDSATVAGNYANGVAAISCTGVGEDIVSGGVATKIVTRVSDGMTLQQATEKTLTEMKPFDGFVGIIGLTAAGDIYYADTHPYMVWASYDENIKVFS; encoded by the coding sequence ATGAAAATTATTATACATGGCGGCTTTTTCAGCGAATCGGGTACTAACCAGGAGGTGAAGCATGCTAAGCAGGAAGCCCTAAAGCAAATTGTGCAGCAGGGGTATGATTATCTGCAAACGCACACCGCTACCGAAACAGTGGTTTACACGGTTAGCTTACTCGAGAACAATGAGCTTTTCAACGCTGGTACCGGCTCCCAAATACAAAGCGATGGCTGCATACGTTTGAGCGCCTCGCTTATGGACGGCAGAACATTGAAATTTTCGGGTATAATAAACGTTGAGGAGGTCAAGAACCCTATTCTGATTGCCCAAAAACTGCAAGCTGCAGAAGACAAGGTTTTGAGCGGCAAGGGTGCCCAGCAATACGCCCGTGAGAATGGTTTCGATTATTATAACCCTGAAACACCTCAACGCCGGCAGGAATACGAAACCAAGCTTAATGACTCGATAAGATTAGGCACCGTTGGCTGTGTAGCACTTGATGCTGATGGCAACCTGGCTGCAGCTACTTCAACCGGTGGTAAGGGCTTTGAAATGCCCGGTCGTGTAAGCGATTCGGCTACGGTGGCGGGCAACTATGCCAATGGTGTAGCGGCTATATCCTGTACCGGAGTAGGCGAGGATATTGTAAGCGGTGGTGTAGCTACCAAAATTGTGACCCGCGTGAGCGACGGTATGACTTTGCAACAAGCTACTGAAAAAACTTTAACTGAAATGAAACCTTTTGACGGCTTTGTCGGTATAATTGGGCTTACCGCAGCAGGCGATATTTATTATGCTGACACTCACCCTTATATGGTGTGGGCATCGTATGACGAGAATATCAAAGTATTTAGTTAA